The Bacteroides sp. AN502(2024) DNA segment TAACTCAATGCTGCCATATAATGGCAAGGAGCAGCCAAGTTATCTCTAAAGAACCGTTGATTTTGTTTTGGCAAAGATTTGAGAAAATCTTCACAATGTCGTGAAACCTCCTCAAAACGTACAGCTGTCTTTTTCATCCCCGCAATCAATGAATCAACCTGATTATTTCCGTCAATGCGGAATGAACGACCGGACACCCGTTCAAATCCGATCTCATACAAAGGATTCGGAGAAAAGTTATCAAAACGTTTTCCGATTTGCTCAAAAACACGAGAATAGCGTAAATCCTGAAAGATAAACTGACGTTCCATCCCCGGAAACTCTGAAGGCTTCTGCTGCCAATAAGCATAGTAATAATCATGATAAAGTTTGGCAGCCTCTGCTGCATGTTCCTTTCCAAAATATTGAGTACAGAAATCAATCAGGAATGAATCTGTATTATATGCCTGCATATCCCACATCATACGGGCATTAGCCGACATTTCCATGACAAACTCTCTTAAGTTTCCAGCATTAACCACCGAGAAAGTCAGCGGACCGCGTGTATTCACATAACGATAGTTTGCTTCCATCTTCCATGGACCTTCTGCAGGAGCCAGATGAGCACCGGTCGAAGTAAATTGGAGATTCATATAATACCCCAGTTTCACTTGCTTTGTCGTATCGAATACAACCAAATCATCGTAAGGATAGTGATCTCTCCGCCCGGCAACAAAAGTCCAAAGCATATTCTTGCCCGTCGGAGGTTGTAAATAGCCTTTAGCCAACAAATCAGAAAGTTCATCGTAGAAAGTCATTCGTACAAAAGGAGCATTCTCGCCAGTAGCTTTTTTTATCATATCCAATTGTATACGGATCATACGGTTAATCACCTCTGCACGTTCCTTATCACCCTCCGGAGCATCGGCAAAAGCAGCCCAAAAAGGCTGGTCGTTTACACCACGAAAAGCAATCTGCCACAGATTTTCCTGTTTATCACGACACACCGTTTCTATGCTATATTGCCAAAACTCAACAAGAGCTTTTTCATTCGATAAAAGTAACTCCGGTGCTTTCATGCCGCGCACTCGTCGCCAGTATCCTTCCCAGTTTTTCAGATTATTGTTGCAGGCTACGTGATGATGAGAAGTAAGTACCAGTCCGTATTTACGTAATAAAGCAGCCTGACCATTCAGTTTATAATCCGGATATGTAACCGTAGCTTCCAATTCGACAGTATTAAGCTTCAACCGTAACATAGTCTCCAGCCACAATTCGTTGTTCTCTTTCGACAAGCGTCTCCAGGGACTGAATAAATCGGTATCATTAGGGAACCAAGCGCGATACCTGACTTGTGGCGACTTCTGAAAATAATCAAAGTCCGATTGTATCTCCACCTGTTTCTTATACTGCGGTTCCCAAGAAGAAAAATACCACAACGGAGGCACTTCAAGAAATAATTCACTAAAAGCATAAATAGCATATATAGCACCACGCATATCTTTTCCATGAAGATAAATACGTTTCTCATCGGGACTACAATATACCCTATGAGATTCGAAACCATCCAAAGGACGAATGAATCGAGGCTGAAGCAAAGAACCGCCCGTCGCTTCGTTAATGATAACAATATCAATACTATTTGCCTCATCAATCGTTTGTGATATTACAGGTTTGTAATGCATTACCTTCTCAAAGTCTTTAGATAAAGTTTCTGCCGCCAGCTTTACAGGTCCTACTTCATGGCCGGATAACAAAATCCGAAAATTACCTTTCTCCAATTTTAAAGAAGAAGTGGAATTTATTGCCAGAGACGAAGCGGAAAGAAAAAATAAAGCAATTAGATTCAATAAAAATAATCGGTTGTAGTCCTTCATACTTTTCACGGTTCTTTTTGATTTAAGTCGTTTATACTCTTTGTTAATCGAAGCATAGGCAAAATTAAGAATTACCAACCGGAAAAAGAGGGGATATATCCGCCATATAACAAAAATATAGGGGTTCCAAACAGATATTTTATTAATAATCAAATAATTGCAAAAACAAAAACAGGCAAAAATATAGGGATTTATACGTACTTATATAACGGTTACAGACCTATTTTTTTAATATTTTTTTCAAAATTAGCAGGATCAACAGCTTTGTTTCGAGTGCGAACTCTATAATTATAAACGGTGTTCACGGAATACCCCAGAATTTCTGATATTTGTTCAGACTCTGTAATTCCCAACCGGATCAAGGCAAAAATACGTAAGGTAGAGTTTAACGCATCTTTATTCTCCAAAGCAAATTTATCATTCGGTTGAAGTAATGAATTGAAATTTTCAACAAATGTTGGAAATAAAGATAAGAATGTCCTGTCAAAATCAGCAAAAGCACTTTTCCTGTTAAAATCCGAATTCAAATTCTGAATCATCGAAGAAAGAGAATCATACTGCTTATTCTCCAACTTTTGCTGTCCTACCAATACAAAATTATCAAGCTGATTAACTAACTTAAAAGTAGCATCCAGATAGTGTCCTATATACGAATTCTTAATACGGTTTGCTTCCGACAATTTCAAGTTCAGCTTTTCCAACAATTGACGGGAATGGCGCAAGTGCTTCATCTGTACCAGAATATAAATGATGGCCACTATTAATATAATCGCAAAAATAGAAGTCAAGATAAGACCATCCTGAAAAGTCTGCCGCTTAACCTGCTCTATATCAAGTTTCTCCCCGACAAATACAGGTAATAAAGTTCCGATGACATTAATCCTGTGACGGGTTCCATAAAAAGTTGCATCTTCAAATGCCTCATTTATATATTCGGAAGCAAGATTCACATCATTTTTATAGTAGTATAGCATAGTTGCCAGTCCTCTCATAGACACTGATTCTTTTGTGGCACTACGGATATCATTTACAGCCGCCTTCACATAATAGTGAATAGCCTCATCATTCAGTTCCAACCTACGGTCGATAAACGCCAAAGTCGACAAGAGTACTGAAAGTGTTTCCGTATCAGTAGTATCACATAATTCTAAGGCCTGCCTATAGAGTTGTTTAGACTCTGCTACCTTATCTTCTTTAAGTGCTATTTTTCCCTTTACATAATAGATTGTTGACGAATCAGAGAGGTAGGACAGACTTTCCATCAAAAGTTCATTTCCTATTTGGTTATACGTGGATGAAAACATATCGTCCTTTGCATAATCCGCCAGATCATGATAAACACGCCCAAAGCTAATATAATAGTCCGCCAACACTTGAGCAGGCAATGTTTCTTTCTCAATCCGGATAGAAGAAAGTGAATCTATAGCCTCTTTAAAAAAACCTCCACGTGCTAAAATATATCCCAACCGAGTTTTGGCATTTACCATATATGAAGCCATTGCGGATTCTCTTTCTTACTAAAACACAGCGTATTGCAAAAGATTCCAGCTTAATAGGTAACGATTTAGAAACCAGAGTATTTCAATATTCTACCCAATATTGCATAATCCTTAAAGAACGCTTTTATTGCCACAAAGATACAAAATAAATTTCATCAAATGAAGGGATACTACCTTAAAAACATTTAAGTTTTTCTCGATCCTCCCCCAACTCTTAGCATAGCTCACTTGCTTACTAATTCCGGAGAAAATATATTTAGAATCATATTGCTTTCATATACAAAAAAATAGTTGTACCTTTGTACACAAATTATCAAGCTATTATAATATGGCATTATCTCTTTCTGCAGAACAAAAGAACCTAAGAGCATTATTTATTAATGATGATAGATATGTGGTGCCCTCCTTTCAAAGACCATATCGATGGACAAAGAAAGAAGCAAAACAATTGTTTGACGACATAACCCAAGCATACAATGCTGATGAGGATTATTTTGTTGGTAATATTGTTATTGCTCGTGGGAATGAAGATAAGGCTAGACCACAGATAGTTGATGGACAACAACGCATTCTAACATTGTGGATGTTTCTAAAAGCTCTCACCATTTTAACAAATGTTTCCCGATTAGAAGAAATGCTATCAATCCGTGATTGGGAGGATAATAGTGTGCTGTCTAAAATTGACTCGTTAGTATTTGAAGAAGCTGATCAGATTGGCATTGATAATTTATTAAACTGGAATGTTGATGATTTTAATAAAGGAATCAAAGAAATATCTAAATTAGGACTTATACAATATAATGCTATCCAAATATATCGCTGGCTTCAAGAATTTCTCAATAGAATCTCAGAAAGTGAAAAAACGAAATTTTGGAAATATTTTATAGATAGAATTTATTTGCTACCAATAGTTTTAGATGGAAAAGATATATCAGAAGCAACGTCTCGTGCTCTTACTATTTTTGAAACAATTAATAATCGCGGTCTAGATTTGGCAGATGCAGATATCTTAAAAGCAAAACTGTATGAAATGGCTTGTGCAGGGAATGAGGGGAACAAATTTATATCTCAATGGAAAGATTTAGGTCAAAAATGCCTAGAATTAAATGCTTCT contains these protein-coding regions:
- a CDS encoding glycosyl hydrolase 115 family protein, coding for MKDYNRLFLLNLIALFFLSASSLAINSTSSLKLEKGNFRILLSGHEVGPVKLAAETLSKDFEKVMHYKPVISQTIDEANSIDIVIINEATGGSLLQPRFIRPLDGFESHRVYCSPDEKRIYLHGKDMRGAIYAIYAFSELFLEVPPLWYFSSWEPQYKKQVEIQSDFDYFQKSPQVRYRAWFPNDTDLFSPWRRLSKENNELWLETMLRLKLNTVELEATVTYPDYKLNGQAALLRKYGLVLTSHHHVACNNNLKNWEGYWRRVRGMKAPELLLSNEKALVEFWQYSIETVCRDKQENLWQIAFRGVNDQPFWAAFADAPEGDKERAEVINRMIRIQLDMIKKATGENAPFVRMTFYDELSDLLAKGYLQPPTGKNMLWTFVAGRRDHYPYDDLVVFDTTKQVKLGYYMNLQFTSTGAHLAPAEGPWKMEANYRYVNTRGPLTFSVVNAGNLREFVMEMSANARMMWDMQAYNTDSFLIDFCTQYFGKEHAAEAAKLYHDYYYAYWQQKPSEFPGMERQFIFQDLRYSRVFEQIGKRFDNFSPNPLYEIGFERVSGRSFRIDGNNQVDSLIAGMKKTAVRFEEVSRHCEDFLKSLPKQNQRFFRDNLAAPCHYMAALSYSLYHFVSAYKEKDRSKRTKHLGVAIQELEEARDALYATQEGVFSTWYIGDSMNGKFNIPQQLKLLNKLHKEL
- a CDS encoding DUF6377 domain-containing protein yields the protein MVNAKTRLGYILARGGFFKEAIDSLSSIRIEKETLPAQVLADYYISFGRVYHDLADYAKDDMFSSTYNQIGNELLMESLSYLSDSSTIYYVKGKIALKEDKVAESKQLYRQALELCDTTDTETLSVLLSTLAFIDRRLELNDEAIHYYVKAAVNDIRSATKESVSMRGLATMLYYYKNDVNLASEYINEAFEDATFYGTRHRINVIGTLLPVFVGEKLDIEQVKRQTFQDGLILTSIFAIILIVAIIYILVQMKHLRHSRQLLEKLNLKLSEANRIKNSYIGHYLDATFKLVNQLDNFVLVGQQKLENKQYDSLSSMIQNLNSDFNRKSAFADFDRTFLSLFPTFVENFNSLLQPNDKFALENKDALNSTLRIFALIRLGITESEQISEILGYSVNTVYNYRVRTRNKAVDPANFEKNIKKIGL